Proteins co-encoded in one Xiphophorus couchianus chromosome 16, X_couchianus-1.0, whole genome shotgun sequence genomic window:
- the LOC114159880 gene encoding uncharacterized protein LOC114159880, with protein MDYFVCDKLSQWGLSELIEIFKDEEMDTESLYCLEDRDIDTLIPKVDQRIQFKKEFQLLKEEQSRNPGMQQCPAHCCINSGSEECPTQDDTSSIRSSSPGRPRECLLTDNNVTSNPTRSSIKSLNTITVSVSLLNIRSLTNKESFVSKLLREKQFDFLCLTETWQKKNDLTHLKRAAPDGYSHISQPRSEGRGGGVAVLFRDKWLVSSVSVPTYNSFESTVLQIHLSVPTILATIYRPPESNKDFLNDFSSLLTFLWSLSPNIIVVGDFNIHMDKFSNTLTRDFYYLLDSFGMQQYVDFSTHSHGHILDLVCCSALTLSNCTALEMSICDHKLISFTVTLPLYRL; from the exons AtggattattttgtttgtgacaaACTAAGCCAGTGGGGTCTGAGTGAGTtgatagaaatatttaaag ATGAAGAAATGGACACGGAAAGTCTTTATTGTCTTGAAGACCGAGATATTGATACATTGATTCCAAAAGTGGACCAAAGGATTCAATTCAAAAAGGAATTTCAGTTGTTAAAG gaagaacaaagcagaaatcCAGGGATGCAGCAATGTCCTGCACAT TGTTGCATTAACTCTGGATCTGAAGAGTGTCCAACCCAAGATGATACCAGTTCAATTAGGTCATCATCACCTGGTCGACCGAGAGAATGTCTCCTCACTGACAACAATGTGACATCAAACCCAACCAGGTCCAGCATAAAGTCTCTCAACACCATCACCGTCTCTGTTAGCTTGTTAAACATCCGCTCACTCACCAACAAAGAGTCTTTCGTTTCCAAGCTTCTAAGGGAAAAGCAGTTTGACTTCTTATGCCTGACGGAGACCTGGCAGAAGAAAAATGAccttacacatttaaaaagggCTGCGCCGGATGGGTATTCTCACATCAGCCAACCACGCTCTGAAGGACGAGGAGGCGGTGTCGCAGTGCTCTTCAGAGACAAGTGGCTTGTATCTTCTGTCAGTGTCCCCACTTACAACTCTTTTGAATCTACAGTACTACAAATCCACTTATCAGTACCCACCATCTTAGCCACCATCTATCGCCCTCCTGAGTCCAACAAGGATTTCTTAAATGATTTCTCCtctcttttaacatttttgtggtCCTTATCCCCAAATATTATCGTAGtaggtgatttcaacattcacaTGGACAAATTCAGCAACACTCTGACGCGGgacttttattatttgttggACAGTTTTGGAATGCAGCAATATGTTGACTTTTCTACACACAGCCACGGTCACATTCTGGATCTtgtctgctgctctgctttaaCGCTTTCAAACTGTACGGCATTAGAAATGTCCATTTGTGACCACAAACTGATTTCATTTACTGTCACTTTGCCACTATACAGACTATAG
- the ccp110 gene encoding centriolar coiled-coil protein of 110 kDa — protein sequence MCGRPGMENYEEFCMRSLAMLQEGKLKKKTCEPLCSLKTCSVIRFHGRPILLPLLLAEQHTDICGYRQRAIQLEQNRENLQRNKLMARVQVILDQVQVQDVPHEKNIKPPVCKSATVSGYTLVTDSPGLPKVPEFRSNVVEPPSHSSSETPIVNGYKEEKALKVENEEEEDDDEDISLDSLLKRSREYVQREQNQQRSSEMVDPISKAPPAESVSLKQQQRCSPIRDLGVEFGFSLHHSPVGLSPMQQQPLYDPSPQKSVPLSPVKPERYAHLPSPESSVSPRPCRRKPRPVSTGNIHISFPIGPADLIARSPGRLEDCAGRVDWSETLSAGSICNWGVEGRDSDRRSSHCGTSPVQDNNSPVSSSVPSVMTHHDHLSLGFRRRCHTLDSQLNTFQSGAEQVDRSQERLPRFMAGVTWLAPSRRTPAAPLNQSYKVESPSPCLLRPRGSPDESPVPNNSKKTPVVLRNTTELQVMSEETQWRAQALEDMQRRLEKEHALQMSILLAEQEKEQQRLHLELEETERRLKKHECERPRSGDTFDWSHRPVSGSCPIMSPSCPGLSPIHTSERLSGHTLGFPSAVPTSVMTPPVQPAAYLWGSSRTANKSRARLSLVLTAEHQKAFGQIGAMIRGFLIRRLLKTEKLKHLCQTVVDTQEFIQSFETEAAQKKGPYTAQDLSLQERVRAQLRAAQYDIHEIFFEIPLRDRLALLQQDRELRAERKLRDLEKAKTPKERVSLSAATQRSLDRKKKVSESPAAARKAQHKPKSPTTNRVQKPSQGQTSSTTGQLNRQGSWYRKTPEERVRRLDTMKKQHSLG from the exons ATGTGTGGTCGTCCAGGGATGGAGAACTATGAGGAGTTCTGTATGCGGAGTTTGGCCATGCTGCAGGAGGGGAAACTCAAGAAGAAGACATGTGAGCCACTTTGTTCCCTGAAAACATGCTCTGTCATCCGCTTTCATGGGAGACCTATACTTTTGCCTTTG ctgcttGCAGAGCAGCACACAGATATATGTGGCTACAGACAGAGGGCGATCCAGTTGGAGCAGAACAGAGAGaacctgcagagaaacaagcttaTGGCCCGAGTTCAAGTCATTCTGGACCAAGTACAG GTGCAAGACGTGCCacatgagaaaaacataaagccCCCAGTTTGTAAATCTGCGACTGTCAGTGGCTACACTTTGGTCACTGACTCACCTGGGCTTCCCAAAGTTCCTGAATTTAGGTCAAACGTAGTAGAGCCACCTTCTCATTCTAGCTCTGAGACTCCCATTGTTAATGGATATAAAGAAGAGAAGGCGTTAAAGGTTGAgaatgaagaggaagaggatgatgatgaggacATAAGCTTGGACAGCCTCCTTAAGAGATCAAGGGAGTACGTGCAACGGGAGCAGAATCAGCAGAGATCATCAGAGATGGTTGACCCGATCAGCAAGGCTCCCCCAGCAGAGAGTGTTTCtctcaaacagcagcagaggtgTAGCCCCATCAGGGACTTAGGTGTTGAGTTTGGATTCAGTCTGCACCACAGCCCAGTTGGCCTATCGCCAATGCAGCAGCAGCCTCTGTATGACCCCAGCCCCCAAAAGTCTGTCCCCCTCTCACCTGTCAAACCAGAGCGATATGCTCACCTCCCTAGTCCGGAGTCCAGCGTTAGCCCCCGTCCTTGTAGGCGCAAACCACGGCCAGTTTCTACAGGGAACATCCACATTTCGTTTCCTATTGGTCCTGCAGACCTAATTGCTCGAAGCCCAGGCAGGTTAGAGGATTGCGCTGGACGGGTGGACTGGTCAGAGACTCTCTCGGCTGGTTCCATCTGCAACTGGGGCGTAGAGGGGAGGGATAGCGACCGTCGGTCCAGTCACTGTGGTACCAGTCCAGTGCAAGACAACAACAGCCCTGTGAGTTCCTCTGTACCCAGCGTCATGACACACCACGATCATCTGTCTTTAGGATTTCGCCGGCGCTGCCACACACTGGACAGCCAGCTAAACACCTTCCAGTCTGGAGCTGAGCAGGTTGACCGGAGCCAGGAAAGGCTCCCTCGCTTCATGGCAGGTGTTACATGGCTTGCTCCAAGTAGACGCACCcctgctgcccctttaaaccaATCATACAAGGTAGAAAGCCCTTCTCCGTGTCTGCTGAGGCCCCGTGGGAGTCCAGATGAGTCCCCGGTGCCGAACAACAGCAAGAAAACACCAGTTGTCCTGAGAAATACTACTGAGTTACAAGTCATGTCAG AGGAGACGCAATGGCGAGCCCAGGCTCTGGAAGATATGCAAAGGCGTTTAGAGAAGGAACATGCCCTGCAGATGTCCATCCTTCTAGCTGAGCAGGAAAAGGAGCAACAGCGCCTCCATCTG GAGCTtgaggagacagagagaagaCTGAAGAAGCACGAGTGTGAGAGGCCAAGAAGTGGGGACACATTTGACTGGAGCCATAGGCCTGTGAGTGGCAGCTGTCCCATTATGAGCCCCTCCTGTCCTGGACTGAGCCCCATTCACACATCCGAGCGACTGTCTGGGCACACGTTAG GTTTTCCCAGTGCGGTTCCTACTAGTGTGATGACTCCCCCTGTCCAGCCTGCTGCTTATCTGTGGGGCTCTTCACGGACAGCAAACAAATCCCGAGCGAGGCTAAGTCTG GTTCTAACAGCAGAGCATCAGAAGGCTTTTGGTCAAATTGGTGCCATGATTCGTGGCTTCCTCATACGCAGGCTGCTCAAAACAGAGAAGCTGAAACACCTGTGCCAAACCGTTGTG GATACGCAAGAATTCATTCAATCATTTGAAACTGAAGCTGCACAGAAGAAAGGACCCTACACAGCACAAGATCTCTCCCTGCAGGAGAGAGTCAGAGCCCAG CTACGTGCAGCCCAGTATGACATCCATGAGATCTTCTTTGAAATACCTTTGAGGGACCGACTGGCCCTTCTGCAGCAGGACAGGGAGCTGCGTGCAGAGAGGAAGCTTCGAGATCTG GAGAAAGCCAAGACCCCCAAAGAGAGAGTGTCTCTCTCTGCTGCTACACAGAGGTCTCTGGACAGGAAGAAGAA GGTCAGTGAATCGCCAGCAGCGGCCAGGAAGGCGCAGCATAAGCCAAAAAGCCCAACCACCAACAg aGTTCAGAAGCCAAGTCAGGGCCAGACCTCCTCTACTACAGGCCAGCTGAACCGCCAGGG GAGCTGGTACAGAAAGACTCCAGAAGAGAGAGTGAGGCGCTTGGACACCATGAAGAAGCAGCACTCTTTGGGTTAA